A genomic region of Arachis hypogaea cultivar Tifrunner chromosome 5, arahy.Tifrunner.gnm2.J5K5, whole genome shotgun sequence contains the following coding sequences:
- the LOC112800956 gene encoding uncharacterized protein has translation MEGDGVKFVRWGYEVRTSSEPCISAINSYYHQVMSYGRDRCVILDALDHDNNCVLANILAAHFLLSVDPFRASSCLLSAKLHLENATFYEKLVFESINYLISEERDDDVALQLHSKVLKEFPKDLVTLKRAQILCFYMGRPDLSFSLVNQVLPQNEGENYLYGMLAFPLLELGKMRDAEEAAKRGLNINEEDSWSQHALCHVLQYECRFKEAVNFMEKCSPSWSSLSSFMLTHNWWHVALCYLEGSAPNQRVLEVYDNHIWKELDKTDAHGAEVYLNAVGLLLRLYVRGESDLTDNRLKVLAECLTDQANWYLEWHLDVLTVWALAKSGKFSEAADLLKGLKERVSRMNIKKQQSMQRAMRLAEAVYAYGTGNDKHGVELLGPDFDAMDYKIIGASDEQVDVFNDVWFSMLLNAEEAMKAIEAIEKQIKKREGIPLYWRMLERAYKLANRPEAEHAKAKAKALEESYFN, from the exons ATGGAAGGAGACGGTGTGAAATTCGTCAGATGGGGTTACGAGGTTCGAACTTCATCTGAGCCCTGCATCTCCGCCATCAACTCCTACTACCATCAGGTGATGAGCTATGGCAGAGATAGGTGTGTGATTCTTGATGCGCTGGACCATGATAACAACTGTGTCCTGGCTAACATCTTAGCCGCTCATTTCCTTCTATCCGTTGACCCTTTTCGAGCTTCCTCTTGTCTTCTCTCCGCCAAATTGCACCTT GAAAATGCTACATTCTATGAGAAACTAGTTTTTGAATCCATTAATTACTTGATATCTGAAGAGAGAGATGATGATGTGGCTCTTCAACTGCATTCTAAG gTTCTAAAAGAGTTTCCAAAGGATCTAGTTACACTAAAGAGAGCACAAATCTTGTGCTTCTATATGGGTCGGCCTGATCTGTCTTTCTCACTTGTTAATCAG GTTCTGCCCCAAAATGAAGGAGAAAACTACTTATATGGCATGCTTGCTTTTCCTTTATTGGAGCTTGGAAAAATGAGAGATGCTGAGGAAGCTGCAAAAAGGGGACTCAACATCAATGAGGAAGACAGCTGGTCACAGCATGCT CTTTGCCATGTTCTTCAATACGAGTGCCGTTTTAAAGAAGCTGTGAACTTCATGGAAAAATGTTCACCATCATGGAGTTCTCTTTCATCTTTTAT GTTAACCCACAATTGGTGGCATGTAGCCCTTTGTTACTTAGAAGGTAGTGCACCAAACCAAAGAGTGCTTGAAGTATATGACAATCATATATGGAAGGAGTTAGACAAAACTGATGCCCATGGCGCAGAG GTTTACTTGAATGCCGTGGGTTTGCTTTTGCGGTTGTATGTACGAGGTGAATCAGATCTCACTGATAATCGTCTCAAGGTGCTTGCTGAATGCCTAACCGATCAA GCAAACTGGTATCTAGAGTGGCACCTTGATGTATTGACAGTGTGGGCTTTGGCAAAATCTGGAAAATTTTCTGAAGCAGCAGATCTCCTTAAGGGTTTGAAAGAAAG GGTTTCAAGGATGAATATAAAGAAACAACAATCAATGCAGAGAGCAATGAGG CTTGCAGAAGCAGTTTATGCGTATGGAACAGGTAATGACAAACATGGAGTGGAATTACTAGGTCCAGATTTTGATGCCATGGATTATAAG ATAATTGGGGCATCTGATGAACAAGTTGATGTATTCAATGATGTTTGGTTTAGCATGTTGCTGAATGCTGAAGAAGCAATGAAGG CCATTGAAGCAATCGAAAAGCAAATCAAGAAGAGGGAAGGCATCCCCTTATATTGGCGAATGCTG GAGAGAGCGTACAAACTCGCAAACAGGCCAGAAGCTGAACATGCAAAGGCGAAGGCCAAGGCATTGGAGGAATCTTATTTCAACTAA
- the LOC112800955 gene encoding LEAF RUST 10 DISEASE-RESISTANCEUS RECEPTOR-LIKE PROTEIN KINASE-like 1.5 — protein MNPHLHVSSISVFYLFFFFSFFCTPSTSHMACSSTKTPCPPFASTLPLPFPFSSSPGCGHPSFQLRCSTPHSFISINNLTFSILTYKPNTSSIILSPHNNDTSCPSTHFLSIPNQPINLSASPFRVLDASCARLFFLHPCSPPTNCNRCSWQCNLIKNPNLLLPDCGSMHRSASDSEPTCQTDPLGYLDKMLSFSGIELQWDQAQDPYFTSCKQCRGFCGFNTSDPNKNFICFHSESTISPPWIPKGKFIKANRTAVLTLAVALTTLLIVVSIVAFIKRNAGAWKQPFSEEDPTAVFLRNNRSLLPPVFTYEELESSTNGFDPKRKIGDGGFGSVYLGQLRDGRFVAVKHLHQHHNAAAGKAFSSKSFCNEILILSSINHPNLVKLHGYCSDPKGLLLVYDYVPNGTLADHLHGRNNRKLHLKWQVRLEMALQIAMAMEYLHFAVMPPVVHRDITTSNIFVEKDMRVKVGDFGLSRLLVLQDKTASSAGSTTTTGNNGCVWTGPQGTPGYLDPDYHRSFRLTEKSDVYSFGVVLLELISGLRAVDAKRDKREMALADMVVSRIQMGQLDEVVDPVLAADKKAVGDAVAAVAELAFRCVAAEKDDRPDSKEVVQELRRVRGRADVARE, from the exons ATGAATCCCCACCTCCATGTCTCCTCCATTTCCGTTTTctaccttttcttcttcttcagcttcttCTGCACACCATCAACTTCCCACATGGCTTGCTCATCCACAAAAACACCATGCCCTCCATTCGCTTCCACCCTACCCTTACCGTTCCCATTCTCCTCTTCCCCAGGCTGCGGCCACCCTTCCTTCCAACTCCGCTGCTCCACCCCCCACTCCTTCATCTCCATCAACAACCTAACCTTCTCCATCCTCACCTACAAACCCAACACTTCCTCCATTATCCTCTCCCCTCACAACAACGATACATCATGCCCTTCAACCCACTTCCTCTCCATTCCCAACCAACCCATTAACCTCTCCGCCTCTCCTTTTAGAGTCCTAGACGCTTCATGTGCCCGCCTATTCTTCCTCCACCCATGTTCCCCTCCAACAAACTGTAACCGCTGCTCTTGGCAATGCAACCTCATCAAAAACCCGAACCTGCTCCTCCCTGACTGCGGATCTATGCATCGCTCAGCTTCGGACTCCGAACCTACCTGCCAAACCGACCCCTTAGGATATCTCGACAAGATGCTATCTTTCTCCGGGATCGAACTCCAATGGGACCAAGCTCAAGACCCTTACTTCACCAGCTGCAAACAATGCCGAGGCTTCTGCGGATTCAATACTTCCGACCCCAACAAGAACTTCATCTGCTTCCATTCTGAGTCCACCATCTCGCCGCCGTGGATCCCCAAGGGCAAGTTCATCAAGGCCAACAGAACCGCTGTGTTGACCCTCGCTGTTGCGTTGACCACACTGTTAATCGTTGTGTCAATTGTTGCGTTTATCAAGAGGAATGCTGGTGCGTGGAAACAGCCATTCTCAGAGGAAGATCCAACCGCCGTGTTCCTCCGCAACAACCGCAGCCTCCTCCCTCCGGTATTCACCTACGAGGAGCTTGAGTCCTCCACGAATGGATTTGACCCCAAGCGCAAGATCGGCGACGGCGGGTTCGGCTCCGTCTACCTCGGCCAACTCCGCGACGGGAGATTCGTCGCCGTGAAACATCTCCACCAACACCACAACGCCGCTGCCGGAAAAGCGTTCTCCTCCAAGTCCTTCTGCAACGAGATCCTCATCCTCTCTAGCATAAACCACCCCAACCTCGTGAAGCTCCATGGCTACTGCAGTGACCCAAAAGGGTTGCTTCTGGTCTACGACTACGTCCCTAACGGCACCCTCGCCGACCATCTCCATGGCCGTAATAacagaaaactacatctaaaatggCAG GTAAGGTTGGAGATGGCGCTGCAAATTGCAATGGCAATGGAGTACCTTCACTTTGCGGTGATGCCGCCGGTGGTTCATAGGGATATAACTACTTCCAATATCTTTGTGGAGAAGGATATGAGGGTGAAGGTCGGTGACTTTGGTCTCTCGAGGCTTCTGGTGTTGCAAGATAAAACGGCGTCGTCGGCTGGCTCAACGACAACGACCGGGAACAACGGGTGCGTGTGGACGGGGCCGCAAGGTACGCCAGGGTATTTGGACCCGGACTACCACCGGTCATTCCGGTTAACCGAGAAGAGTGACGTGTACAGTTTTGGCGTTGTGCTTCTTGAACTGATTTCGGGGCTGAGGGCGGTGGATGCAAAGAGGGACAAGAGAGAGATGGCGCTAGCAGACATGGTGGTTTCGAGGATCCAGATGGGACAGCTTGACGAGGTGGTGGACCCCGTTCTTGCGGCGGATAAGAAGGCCGTGGGTGACGCTGTTGCGGCCGTGGCGGAGCTGGCGTTCCGATGCGTGGCGGCGGAGAAGGATGACCGGCCCGATTCGAAGGAGGTTGTGCAGGAGCTAAGAAGAGTGAGAGGCCGTGCTGACGTGGCAAGGGAGTGA